A section of the Lynx canadensis isolate LIC74 chromosome A1, mLynCan4.pri.v2, whole genome shotgun sequence genome encodes:
- the POLR1D gene encoding DNA-directed RNA polymerases I and III subunit RPAC2, with protein sequence MEEDQELERKISGLKTSMAEGERKTALEMVQAAGTDRHCVTFVLHEEDHTLGNSLRYMIMKNPEVEFCGYTTTHPSESKINLRIQTRGTLPAVEPFQRGLNELMNVCQHVLDKFEASIKEYKDQKASRKESTF encoded by the exons ATGGAAGAAGACCAGGAGTTGGAGAG AAAAATATCTGGATTGAAGACCTCAATGGCTGAAGGCGAGAGGAAGACAGCCCTGGAAATGGTCCAGGCAGCTGGAACAGATAGACACTGTGTGACATTTGTATTGCACGAGGAGGACCATACCCTAGGAAATTCTCTTCGTTACATGATCATGAAGAACCCGGAAGTGGAATTTTGTGGTTACACTACAACCCATCCTTCAGAGAGCAAAATTAATTTACGCATTCAGACTCGAGGTACTCTTCCAGCTGTGGAGCCATTTCAGAGAGGCTTGAATGAGCTCATGAATGTCTGCCAGCATGTGCTTGACAAGTTTGAGGCCAGCATAAAGGAATATAAGGATCAAAAAGCAAGCAGAAAGGAGTCCACATTCTAG